Part of the Vigna angularis cultivar LongXiaoDou No.4 chromosome 1, ASM1680809v1, whole genome shotgun sequence genome, tgaaaaccaTTCAACCTTGATTATGATATAGGTTCAGTATGCTACgatgtaaaattttaatctcCTTTCTTAATTTCTCTAGGAAACAAAACAGTGTCAAAGCTTTCAACGATTCAAAGGAGAAACTAAAAGAACCATTCAGATGAAATGGTGGTTCGGAAAAGGGGGAAGGAGGAAGAGCTTCCCTTTCTATGTGACTGTGTGGGTTGGGAGAGGCAGAAGGAGCCTGCGTTCAGATGCGGCGTTGGAAGCCATAGCAAAAGCTTCAGAAGACAGGGTTCCCGACATAGTTCTCTACAATTACCCTTCCTTTTCTGGGGCATTCTCCGCTCTCTTTGCTCACCTATTCCACACTCGCCACAATCTCCCATTTCTCATATTGCCCTTCTCTGCGGTTCCCTCTCTCGCTTTCAGgttcccttcttcttctactctataaatttcctttctttttgtAATGGGGTTTTGTGTTTCCTGTTGTGGAGCATTTGAAGTTCTACTCTCTGTGCTTTACATCACTTCGAGCTTGAAACCATGAGATGGGGTGCTGCAAAGTTTTGGTTTTTGAATTATCCATTCATgaacttattatatatttgtgacAATAGGGTTGAAGATTTGTGCACTAATGGCCTTGAGACATGTTATCTACTTGACTTTATTCCTCCAAAGGAATTCCTCTTCGACCTTTCCTGTAAATCAAAATGCAAGTAGGTTAATTTTCCTTGGAATTGTTTTAATGCttctattttattgattttgtgtaGTTTCTCTTGTTGTTTTCGttgcatattaattaaattaatttttttatctatctagGATTATTGGGTTTGATCATCGGAAATCAGTTCTTAGAGATATTCCCCCTGCCAATGTTTGCCCTGAGAATATTATGATTAATGTAAACCTTGAGAAGAGTAGCTCTAGGGCTGTTTATGAGTACTTTACAGGCAAGCATGTGGATGTTAACATTTCTGATGtaagtaaaaatataagttCTTTTATGTGCTTTAATTCTCCAGAATCTCATGCAACCATGGCTGAAATTTTGAAAGATGCCTGAATTTCCTTTAGGACGAGGCTCCATGTTTGGTGGACTCAAAGGACAAAGGCCGAGTGGAGCTAATTCTTAAGTATATTGAGGATGGAGATCTTCGCCGATGGAGCTTGCCTGACATTAGGATGTTTAATATTGGACTGAGTGAATGGCGGTCCAGGTTTAGCTGCATTTCTAATCCATACATGTATAAGCAGGCATGACTATTCTTCTTTTAAGATTGTTTCTGTGTTTCCTTCTTCTTGTTACTGTTGAGGGAAAATTTAGAGTTTAATTCAGATTAAATGGATTAAGAAACAAGTGTATTAATCCATAGTATTTTCTTATTCCT contains:
- the LOC108335435 gene encoding uncharacterized protein LOC108335435, which encodes MKWWFGKGGRRKSFPFYVTVWVGRGRRSLRSDAALEAIAKASEDRVPDIVLYNYPSFSGAFSALFAHLFHTRHNLPFLILPFSAVPSLAFRVEDLCTNGLETCYLLDFIPPKEFLFDLSCKSKCKIIGFDHRKSVLRDIPPANVCPENIMINVNLEKSSSRAVYEYFTGKHVDVNISDDEAPCLVDSKDKGRVELILKYIEDGDLRRWSLPDIRMFNIGLSEWRSRFSCISNPYMYKQLLELSAEDLIAKGYSYCSARQNAASKLLEKVFRVRLGRGFYGECLGVRADKNSNLSDEIGKLLSVKSAASGLRPIGAVIFMQRDNLKMCLRTTDTATDTSEVAKAYGGGGSPSSSSFMIRMDEYNQWITGNSS